In Borrelia parkeri, the following proteins share a genomic window:
- a CDS encoding variable large family protein, with product MMKRITFCALLMTLFLLLSCGSGQLQAEKLAAESKNTFLDSLVKIGHGFYEIFGVFGNAIGDALGFTAVKSGDQKSKVGEHFGKIKKGLVDTNGKLKELSDEISEAKNANSSTIKLVEDAINSASDVIAKLIDSVTKMASITNDSSSIGDNVDNPPAAAEEVGVDTIIKSVSSIIEVAKKSGIEIKPGNVGNQIAVAANATDAIAVLGGHTAKASAGAGDKLAVEVSKADPWAMIDKIKNAKATAAAKLNAGTDNEAGALAASNNNADAGAGAKSNADLAAAVALKAMTKGGKFSANAADTEAVKSAAVTAVNKVLGVLDFIIRKTVSSNLDKIREAVKGIQYSETTTESAEASSTTQPAAAK from the coding sequence ATAATGAAAAGAATTACTTTTTGTGCGTTATTAATGACTTTATTTTTGCTTCTTAGTTGTGGCAGTGGACAACTTCAAGCTGAGAAATTGGCTGCTGAGAGTAAGAATACTTTCTTAGATTCATTAGTTAAGATAGGACATGGGTTTTACGAGATTTTTGGCGTCTTTGGTAATGCTATTGGGGATGCTTTGGGATTTACAGCTGTTAAATCGGGTGACCAGAAAAGTAAAGTTGGTGAACACTTTGGGAAAATAAAAAAAGGTTTGGTAGATACTAATGGGAAATTAAAAGAGCTATCAGATGAAATATCTGAAGCAAAAAATGCTAATAGCAGCACAATTAAATTAGTTGAAGATGCAATTAACAGTGCTAGTGACGTTATTGCAAAGCTAATTGACTCTGTAACCAAAATGGCTAGTATAACTAATGATAGTTCTTCTATTGGTGATAATGTTGATAATCCTCCTGCTGCAGCTGAAGAGGTTGGCGTTGATACTATAATTAAAAGTGTAAGTTCAATTATTGAAGTAGCAAAGAAATCTGGCATAGAAATCAAACCCGGAAATGTTGGTAATCAGATAGCTGTAGCTGCTAATGCTACTGATGCTATTGCTGTACTTGGAGGGCATACTGCCAAGGCTTCTGCTGGAGCTGGTGATAAGTTAGCAGTTGAAGTATCTAAAGCAGATCCATGGGCTATGATTGACAAGATTAAGAATGCTAAGGCTACTGCTGCTGCTAAGCTTAATGCTGGTACGGATAATGAAGCAGGAGCACTAGCTGCTTCTAATAATAATGCAGATGCAGGAGCTGGCGCAAAGAGTAACGCAGATCTAGCAGCTGCTGTTGCTCTTAAGGCTATGACTAAAGGTGGTAAATTCAGTGCTAATGCTGCAGATACTGAAGCAGTTAAATCAGCAGCTGTAACGGCTGTAAATAAGGTATTAGGAGTTCTTGATTTTATAATTAGAAAAACAGTATCAAGCAATCTAGATAAGATAAGAGAAGCTGTTAAGGGAATACAGTACTCTGAAACTACTACTGAATCAGCTGAAGCTAGTTCTACTACTCAACCGGCTGCTGCTAAATAA
- a CDS encoding variable large family protein, with the protein MKRITLSALLMTLFLLLSCGSGSAKVEDPKTTFLTSIANLGKGFLDVFTSFSDMVTGIFGIKAETKKSEVGKYFTDIANTMTSVKEKLQTEVAKNGNYVKIKEVVDKFITNTLDKIAEGAKEAAKGATSDDKIGSAPTTGQDAAPADKTAVNSIVKGIKTMVDIVLKNNEGNAEATKTADTEKKSIGKLFGGKDNDGTEAQAAAANASIGAVSGADILQAIAKSEEAGADEIKIETAKNAAEIAAAKKEDTKDLKADQKDAVVAAGIALRAMAKGGKFAAKNEEKSAHSVNGAAASAVGKTLSTLIIAIRNTVDSGLKTINAAFATVTQEDKSLDSTTPVGAADSGQ; encoded by the coding sequence ATGAAAAGAATTACTTTAAGTGCATTATTAATGACTTTATTTTTACTGCTTAGTTGTGGTAGTGGTAGTGCTAAGGTGGAAGATCCTAAAACCACATTCTTAACTTCTATTGCTAATTTAGGTAAAGGGTTCTTAGATGTTTTTACTTCCTTTTCTGACATGGTTACTGGTATTTTTGGCATTAAAGCTGAGACTAAAAAGAGTGAAGTAGGGAAGTATTTTACTGATATTGCAAATACTATGACATCAGTTAAAGAGAAATTACAGACAGAAGTTGCTAAGAATGGCAATTATGTAAAGATAAAAGAAGTAGTTGATAAGTTTATCACTAACACACTAGACAAGATCGCTGAAGGAGCTAAAGAAGCGGCTAAAGGGGCTACTAGTGACGATAAGATTGGTAGTGCTCCTACTACTGGTCAGGATGCTGCACCGGCTGATAAAACAGCAGTAAATTCTATTGTTAAAGGGATTAAGACAATGGTTGATATTGTTTTAAAAAACAATGAAGGGAATGCAGAGGCTACTAAGACTGCAGATACTGAGAAAAAATCAATTGGTAAGTTATTTGGTGGCAAAGATAATGATGGAACAGAAGCACAAGCTGCTGCAGCAAATGCATCTATTGGCGCTGTAAGTGGAGCTGATATATTACAAGCTATTGCTAAGTCTGAGGAGGCTGGTGCTGATGAGATTAAAATTGAGACAGCAAAGAATGCTGCTGAGATTGCTGCTGCCAAGAAAGAAGATACTAAAGATTTAAAAGCAGACCAAAAGGACGCAGTTGTTGCAGCTGGTATTGCACTGCGAGCAATGGCTAAGGGTGGTAAATTTGCTGCTAAGAATGAAGAGAAATCTGCTCATTCAGTTAATGGGGCAGCAGCTAGTGCTGTTGGTAAGACATTAAGTACTCTAATAATAGCAATAAGAAATACTGTTGATAGTGGATTGAAAACAATAAATGCAGCTTTTGCTACAGTTACACAAGAAGATAAATCTTTAGATTCTACTACACCTGTAGGCGCAGCAGATAGTGGGCAATAA
- a CDS encoding Vsp/OspC family lipoprotein, whose translation MMKRITFCALLMTLFLLMSCNNSASSPKDGQAAKSDGTVIDLAKITNNIKEAVAFAKNVKDVHTLVKSIDELAKAIGKKIDANGLAADANHNGSLIAGVYSVIEAVDTKLGTLGKVGLSSDLKAKVNATKTESAAFLTKIKGQNSDLGKDTASDAHVKNAIDKSDATGGKGKEELVKLNTAIDELLTSAEDAVTAAIKELSTPAKSASSAQSN comes from the coding sequence ATAATGAAAAGAATTACTTTTTGTGCGTTATTAATGACTTTATTTTTACTCATGTCTTGTAATAATTCAGCTTCTTCTCCTAAAGATGGACAAGCGGCTAAATCTGATGGAACTGTTATTGATTTAGCTAAAATAACTAATAACATAAAAGAGGCTGTCGCTTTTGCAAAAAATGTTAAAGACGTTCATACTTTAGTTAAATCCATTGACGAACTCGCTAAAGCTATTGGGAAAAAGATTGATGCTAATGGACTTGCTGCTGATGCTAATCATAATGGTTCTTTAATTGCAGGAGTATATAGTGTTATAGAAGCTGTGGATACTAAATTAGGAACATTAGGCAAAGTTGGGCTCTCTAGTGATTTAAAGGCAAAGGTTAATGCTACTAAGACTGAAAGTGCAGCATTTTTGACCAAAATAAAAGGCCAGAATTCTGATCTTGGTAAAGACACTGCTAGTGATGCTCATGTAAAAAATGCCATAGATAAGAGTGATGCTACTGGGGGTAAGGGTAAGGAAGAACTTGTTAAACTAAACACAGCAATAGATGAGTTGTTAACATCTGCTGAAGATGCAGTAACAGCTGCAATTAAAGAGCTTTCAACCCCTGCTAAGTCAGCATCTTCTGCTCAATCTAACTAA
- a CDS encoding variable large family protein: MTLFLLMSCGSGSAKVEDPKTLFLNSIANLGKGFLDVFTSLSDMITGAFGIKADTKKSDIGKYFSDIENTMNTVKKKLQAEVANNGNYSKLKSVVDTFIIGTLDKIAEGAKEAAKGATGGAIGEVVKANAVGATTDAESIKNLVKGIKTIVDLVLKEGDPKADKTKPVDADKKDIGKLFGAKNDSADGGAEEKHVAAASASIGAVTGADILKAIASANADATKDGKVSEAKDAAALALAKGTSTDNDDQLGDSAKKDVVIAAGIALRAMAKDGKFIVKDTAANKTEAEAAKGVAANAIGKTLSTLIIAIRNTVDSGLKTISEALAAVKQEDKAADSTSPTDAAASGQQQ; encoded by the coding sequence ATGACTTTATTTTTACTTATGAGCTGTGGCAGTGGTAGTGCTAAGGTGGAAGATCCTAAGACCTTATTCTTAAACTCTATTGCTAATTTAGGTAAAGGGTTCTTAGATGTTTTTACTTCCCTTTCTGATATGATTACTGGTGCTTTTGGTATTAAGGCTGACACTAAGAAATCTGATATAGGGAAATACTTTAGTGATATTGAAAACACTATGAACACAGTTAAAAAGAAATTGCAAGCAGAAGTTGCTAATAATGGAAATTACTCAAAACTTAAATCAGTTGTTGATACTTTTATCATAGGCACATTAGACAAGATCGCAGAAGGGGCTAAAGAAGCTGCTAAAGGGGCTACTGGTGGAGCTATTGGTGAGGTTGTAAAGGCTAATGCTGTTGGGGCTACTACTGATGCAGAGAGTATAAAGAATCTTGTTAAAGGGATTAAAACTATTGTTGATTTGGTTTTAAAAGAAGGGGATCCAAAAGCAGATAAAACTAAGCCTGTTGATGCTGATAAGAAAGATATTGGTAAGTTATTTGGGGCTAAAAATGATAGTGCTGATGGTGGTGCTGAAGAGAAACATGTAGCGGCTGCTAGTGCATCAATTGGGGCAGTAACTGGGGCTGACATTCTAAAAGCTATTGCTTCTGCTAATGCTGATGCTACTAAAGATGGTAAAGTTAGTGAGGCTAAGGATGCAGCTGCTCTGGCTTTAGCTAAGGGTACTTCTACTGATAATGATGATCAACTTGGGGATTCCGCAAAGAAAGACGTTGTTATTGCTGCTGGTATTGCACTGCGAGCTATGGCTAAGGATGGTAAATTTATTGTTAAGGATACTGCTGCAAATAAAACTGAAGCTGAAGCAGCTAAAGGGGTTGCTGCTAATGCAATAGGTAAGACTTTGAGTACTCTAATAATAGCAATAAGAAATACTGTTGATAGTGGATTAAAAACAATAAGTGAAGCACTAGCTGCCGTTAAACAAGAAGATAAAGCTGCAGATTCTACTTCACCTACAGACGCAGCAGCTAGTGGACAACAACAATAA
- a CDS encoding variable large family protein gives MAAGAKEAAKGAAGDDKIDGAASTGERSLSEVLMEVGRSAENAFYSFLELLSDTLGFTAKSTTKKEDVGAYFKSLGDKLGKASAELEQVVKDSETDVDKGGLNKVIKEAVDTAKTTLSTLKGHLESLGQVGDSNLVGDAASAAGQGTTPDDVELKKAYNALKEIVKAATDVGVQALKEGTTTLQANGGADNKDGAKILATSGGNPAAGDVAKAAVILAAVSGEEILKSIIESQENDAVAGVSSNADVNTSALKFAKGGTNNHVSNAHTPKAAAVAGGIALRSLVKTGKLSAGAAANSAGGQGEVQKIGVTAANKLLKAVEDVIKKTVKNVLEKAKGEIDKARATKPEGQ, from the coding sequence ATTGCTGCAGGAGCAAAGGAAGCTGCTAAAGGGGCTGCTGGTGACGATAAGATTGATGGTGCAGCATCAACAGGAGAGAGAAGTTTAAGCGAAGTCCTAATGGAGGTAGGTAGAAGTGCTGAGAATGCTTTTTATTCTTTTTTAGAGTTACTCTCAGATACATTAGGCTTTACTGCTAAATCAACTACAAAGAAAGAGGATGTAGGAGCTTATTTTAAAAGTCTAGGTGACAAGCTTGGAAAAGCATCAGCAGAGTTAGAACAAGTAGTAAAAGATTCGGAAACAGATGTTGATAAAGGTGGTCTAAACAAGGTAATTAAAGAAGCAGTTGATACTGCTAAGACTACTTTAAGTACATTAAAAGGTCATTTAGAGTCTTTAGGTCAAGTAGGTGATTCTAATTTAGTGGGTGATGCAGCAAGTGCTGCTGGGCAAGGTACAACACCAGATGATGTTGAGTTAAAGAAAGCATACAATGCATTGAAAGAAATAGTAAAAGCTGCAACAGATGTAGGTGTTCAAGCATTAAAAGAAGGAACTACTACATTACAAGCAAATGGAGGCGCAGATAATAAGGATGGTGCTAAGATATTAGCTACAAGTGGTGGGAATCCAGCAGCAGGAGATGTAGCTAAAGCAGCAGTAATATTAGCAGCAGTAAGTGGTGAGGAAATTTTAAAATCAATAATTGAATCACAAGAAAATGATGCGGTAGCAGGTGTTTCAAGTAATGCAGATGTCAACACAAGTGCATTAAAGTTTGCAAAAGGAGGAACAAATAATCATGTATCAAATGCACATACTCCAAAAGCAGCAGCGGTTGCAGGAGGGATAGCACTGCGCTCATTGGTTAAGACAGGTAAATTATCAGCAGGAGCAGCAGCTAATAGTGCAGGAGGACAAGGAGAAGTACAAAAAATAGGAGTAACAGCAGCAAACAAACTATTGAAAGCAGTAGAGGATGTAATTAAGAAGACAGTAAAGAATGTTCTTGAAAAAGCAAAAGGAGAAATAGATAAAGCAAGAGCTACAAAACCAGAAGGTCAGTAA
- a CDS encoding variable large family protein: MEDPKTTFLTSIANLGKGFLNVFTSLSDMVAGVLCIKADTKKSDIDKYFTDIETTMNTVKRNYRQK; the protein is encoded by the coding sequence ATGGAAGATCCTAAGACCACATTCTTAACTTCTATTGCTAATTTAGGTAAGGGGTTCTTAAATGTTTTTACTTCCCTTTCTGATATGGTTGCTGGTGTTTTGTGCATTAAGGCTGACACTAAGAAATCTGATATTGATAAGTATTTCACTGATATTGAGACAACTATGAACACAGTTAAAAGAAATTACAGACAGAAGTAG
- a CDS encoding Vsp/OspC family lipoprotein, whose translation MMKRITFCALLMTLFLLMSCNNSASSPKDGQAAKPDGTLIDLKSVSSKITEVVAFAKSVKEVHTLVKSIDELAKAIGKKIKNDGGLDAEAGQNGSLIAGVHSVISAVKTKVGVLETTSEISNELKTKITEVKSKSEAFLNKLKDGHTELGKKDASDDDTKKAILRTNSDKSKGVTELIALNTAIDELLTSAEDAVTAAIKELTTPAKSASSAKSN comes from the coding sequence ATAATGAAAAGAATTACTTTTTGTGCGTTATTAATGACTTTATTTTTACTCATGTCTTGTAATAATTCAGCTTCTTCTCCTAAAGATGGACAAGCGGCTAAACCTGATGGGACTCTTATTGATTTAAAGTCAGTAAGTTCGAAAATAACAGAGGTTGTTGCTTTTGCTAAGAGTGTTAAAGAAGTTCATACCTTAGTTAAGTCTATTGATGAGCTCGCTAAAGCTATTGGTAAGAAAATTAAAAATGATGGGGGGTTAGATGCTGAAGCTGGTCAAAATGGGTCGTTAATTGCTGGAGTGCATAGTGTAATATCAGCTGTAAAAACTAAAGTTGGGGTATTGGAAACAACAAGTGAAATTTCTAATGAATTGAAAACCAAGATTACTGAGGTTAAAAGTAAATCTGAAGCATTCTTAAATAAATTGAAAGATGGGCATACCGAGCTTGGCAAAAAAGATGCTTCTGATGATGACACAAAAAAAGCTATACTTAGAACTAATAGTGATAAAAGCAAGGGAGTTACAGAACTTATTGCACTGAACACAGCAATTGATGAATTGTTAACATCTGCTGAAGATGCAGTAACAGCTGCAATTAAGGAGCTTACAACTCCTGCTAAGTCAGCATCTTCTGCTAAATCTAACTAA
- a CDS encoding variable large family protein, with the protein MKRITLSALLMTLFLLLSCGSGSAKVEDPKTIFLTSIANLGKGFLDVFTSLSDMITGAFGIKADTKKSDIGKYFTDIEKTMNTVKKKLQEEVATNGNYSKIKSVVDTFITNTLDKIAEGAKTAAKGAIGDDKIGSAPTTGQDAAPADTASVNALVKGIKTIVGVVLKDNEGSAEATKTAEDDKKDIGKLFDGSKDDAKEENIAKASASIGAVTGADILKAIVKSKEDPKANNTDGIEKATDAAEIAIAPAANGKKEIKEAAAQKDAVIAAGIALRAMAKDGKFAAKNEEKSAHAINGAVASAVGKTLSTLIIAIRNTVDTGLKSISEALDSVTQEDKSLDSTTPAEATTSGQQ; encoded by the coding sequence ATGAAAAGAATTACTTTAAGTGCATTATTGATGACTTTATTTTTACTTCTTAGCTGTGGGAGTGGTAGTGCTAAGGTGGAAGATCCTAAAACTATATTCTTAACTTCTATTGCTAATTTAGGTAAGGGTTTCTTAGATGTTTTTACTTCCCTTTCTGATATGATCACTGGGGCTTTTGGCATTAAAGCAGATACTAAAAAATCTGATATTGGTAAGTATTTCACTGATATTGAAAAAACTATGAACACAGTTAAAAAGAAGTTACAAGAGGAAGTTGCTACTAATGGTAATTACTCAAAAATTAAATCTGTTGTTGATACGTTTATCACTAACACATTAGACAAGATCGCAGAAGGAGCTAAAACAGCAGCTAAAGGGGCTATTGGTGACGATAAGATTGGTAGTGCTCCTACTACTGGTCAGGATGCTGCACCGGCTGATACTGCAAGTGTGAACGCCCTTGTTAAAGGGATTAAAACTATTGTTGGAGTGGTTTTAAAAGACAATGAAGGGAGTGCAGAGGCTACTAAAACTGCAGAAGATGATAAAAAGGATATTGGTAAGTTGTTTGATGGTAGTAAAGATGATGCCAAAGAAGAAAATATTGCAAAGGCATCAGCTAGCATTGGAGCAGTGACTGGGGCTGATATATTAAAAGCTATTGTTAAATCCAAAGAAGATCCTAAAGCTAATAATACTGATGGAATTGAAAAAGCTACAGATGCAGCTGAGATTGCTATTGCTCCGGCTGCTAATGGTAAAAAAGAAATTAAGGAGGCAGCAGCACAAAAGGACGCAGTTATTGCTGCTGGTATTGCACTGCGAGCAATGGCTAAAGATGGTAAATTTGCTGCTAAAAATGAAGAGAAATCCGCTCATGCAATAAATGGTGCTGTTGCTAGTGCTGTTGGTAAGACTTTAAGTACTCTAATAATAGCAATAAGAAATACTGTTGATACTGGTTTAAAGTCAATTAGTGAAGCACTAGATTCAGTTACACAAGAAGATAAATCTTTAGATTCTACTACACCTGCAGAAGCAACAACTAGTGGACAACAATAA
- the bdr gene encoding Bdr family repetitive protein, translated as MQDSSLHSVASTQIFNGHITEEIIYQEFVKMGMQDFVANDLSKRYYRNELTYKDIEYLESNFNLKFEMLERSLKSEIISVKTELDNKIDIKFNELDNKIDSVESNLNVKIDIVRNELKSDIKDLDNKIDIVRNELKSDIASVSNEISLVRKDIEINKMELDSKLDKTASEFKSSSRLHGWMFGTLITLNIGIFLALMSLLVK; from the coding sequence ATGCAAGATTCATCACTACATTCTGTTGCTAGTACACAAATTTTTAATGGGCATATTACAGAGGAGATTATATATCAAGAATTTGTAAAGATGGGTATGCAAGATTTTGTTGCAAATGATCTCTCTAAAAGATATTATCGTAATGAACTGACTTATAAAGATATTGAGTATTTAGAGAGTAATTTTAATCTTAAGTTTGAGATGTTAGAGCGTAGTTTAAAATCTGAAATTATTTCTGTTAAAACTGAGCTTGATAATAAGATAGACATTAAATTTAATGAGCTGGATAATAAAATAGATTCTGTTGAAAGTAACTTAAATGTAAAGATTGATATTGTTAGAAATGAGTTAAAATCTGACATTAAAGACTTGGATAATAAGATAGATATTGTTAGAAATGAATTAAAGTCTGATATTGCATCTGTTAGTAATGAAATTTCTCTTGTTAGAAAAGATATAGAGATTAATAAAATGGAACTTGATAGTAAACTTGATAAAACCGCATCAGAATTTAAGAGTTCATCAAGACTGCATGGTTGGATGTTTGGTACCCTTATTACCCTTAATATAGGAATATTTTTAGCATTAATGTCATTATTAGTAAAGTAA